DNA from Triticum aestivum cultivar Chinese Spring chromosome 7D, IWGSC CS RefSeq v2.1, whole genome shotgun sequence:
CTGATTTGTCTAGAAGTTATTATATCGTGGTGAACGCTATGCATGTTGTCCAACTTAAGGGTCCaggcaacatgatctaaagacctACACAGGTAACACACATTGTCTAGAGAATCCGTGACCTTTGACGTGACATGTAGAGACATTTATGAGGACCGAAGAAAATATGATATAACGATGATCCACCAAACTTAATGCATGGTTCCTGTTTAAGTACCTTAATTGTGGAGACGACCACACTGTGGCAATGTCAAAGTATGACCATAGTGTGGAATACAATCCCGCGAGGAGGAGTTCCATAACTTTAGGGCGATCCGCCTACAGAACAAGCAAATCAGATACTAAACTCACAATACAAGGTAACTGGGATTACCACTGAACTAGCACACTTGAGGTATACCATGATCCAAAGTTTCTCCGCGCATAATCTCTCTACTGCAGGAACATATTTATACTTTCAGTCTTTACTTTATGCTCTTTACTTCCAAGTCACTATTATTATTGCTGCAACCAACTCATCATATTACCTACTTTGGTTTATTTGACTCTTGGAACACTAATAGCTTCTGCTGAATCACAAGCAGTTACTTCACATAAGAGTTGTGACAACTTTTGTGCGACAGAAACATTGCTCATAAATACTCTCCTCCGCTCTTTGTTGGGACGATAACTATTTGGATACTTACACAAAAGTGCTACACCACCCTGTGTGGCTTGCAAGTCATCAAGAACATTTGAGAAAATTAACATGGCAACCAGCCCTGCTTGAAGATTAGTGCTCGTCATCAGACGACTATCGAGGCATTCGCGTCGGAGGTCCAAAAATCCGATGTCAGATTTTTAACCATTTCGTCTTTTTTGCACTCGGGTGTCATTGATACTCCTACTCGTTGACATGTTCCCGTGGTAATTAAGCACCAGAAGAAGGGACTACCTATACCTCATGTGCCAATTTTTTTAGCATTGGTCAAACAACTCATCCATTAGATGCAGAATGGATGGCTGGACGATAGTCTGCAACCTTAGTCGTTTCCTTGAACAGATCACACGCGCATAATTGCCTCACCACCCCGCCCTCCCCTCAACCTTCCACAATCGTCGTGCTTGTCGCCGCCCAAGGCCATCCCTCTTAACCCCCACTCTTGTTCCGACATCGGCAACCCCGCATCCGCACCCGTTAACCTACTTCCTTGTCTCTACTTGGGACGTCGTAGCCCGTTGCCACTTGCAGTGTCGTTACCGTCTTTAGCAAGGTCCTTGCTCAGCCTCGCCAAGGTCCACGCTCATTGTTGCGCTCCTCATGTCGGGCCCCACCTTAGGCATCGTCCGAACTCGACTGGCGCCAACAAAACTTTCAGGCGCCTGATGTCTAGCAAACGCCGGAAGAAACTACAAGTTCTCGCGTTTGCTAATCAATAGGTACCTGAAATTTTTTGTGGTGCCAGTCAATCTAGACGAGCCTGAAGGCAGGAGCGATGGTGACGGCTGCCGGCCCTGGCAATACCGAGCGGTGAACGAGTGAGAGCGAGTCCAAAATTTGACGAGTGCAGGTTGAGGTGTTGGGTCGCCGAAAGATCTATTCGCCGGGGAGTTTTAGAGGATGACCGGGGGAGGCCAGGGGAGGACGGTGCGACGAGGAGGTCATGGGAGCGCTGTTGGCCACGAGTGACGACGGTAGGCGGCCCTGTCGGTGGTACGTGGGGGAAGGGCACAATTGACTGGAGGGGGAAGATGAATGGTGGTTCATTGGATTTTGATCGGACAGATGGGATTTACCTCGAGAAATTGACTGGCGTATCTTTTTTCAGAGACCTGGCAAATAGGCACTCCCCTAAATTCCACTCATTGGGCCCCGCGCCCCTACATGCCTCTTTCGCCCTCAATTTATTGtatataaagcaaaccaccacaTACATTAAGATGAAGTgacagaaagaaaggaaaacaagtTTGCTGGAGCAACAATACAAACATGCCGACAAAGATAAAAGAAAAAGGTGATACAAGGCTCCATGGAGCTGCTGGAGAACTAACTGGGCGGTGAAGCAAGACGACGTTACGCGCACACAACACATCTGTCATGCCGCCTAACCGATCCATATCTTGTTGCCTAGAAAGCGGGTGCCAGAGCTTCAAAAGGGTCATAAATTTAAACACGGAGTCACTAACACGCCGCAAAAGCCTCGCTCGATCATCATCTTGTTACAGGTCGTTCACAAGGTttacatcatcatcatgaacactAACCTATGAGGCATCTCCTTCTACCCATATGGTTGGCATGGGCTTCAAAAACTGTCCGAGATCCGGGACCCTGCTCAGGCCCAGAGTCTCATGGACCAAAGCTCCATAGAAAAGGAGCAGCATGACATGAAACGAAAATGTGGGCCTCTTCGCCACATCTGTCACCAAGGGGAGACGATCGCGCGCAGAAGCTGCCAAAAAAGATGGTCTTGATCTTCAAAGATAGCGGCGCTTTCAGTGGTCCCACGCCAGAGCCAACACAGCAAATAGCACTGTATGCCGAGCCAATGGAGAAGAGCCCCGCATGCATGCTCTCCCATTCCCATGAATCGCAGCCGCGCGACGTACGTACTGCCGTAATGTTATTCCGAGTCTCCGACACAGACAACAGATATGTACGTATATACCTGACGATCGGGTCTATATAAACAAACACCCATGCTTGATCGTGCATTCCCTTCACCACAAACTGTGTTGCTTCCCATGGACATCAGCAATGACCATGACTACCTGCACCTACTACCTGAggaccaaggaggaggaggaggaggaggtggtggtggcggtggcggtggtggtgaagAAGTCTTTGCCGTTGGGCTGCTGCGCCATGTTCTCCGCTACAGCTTCGAGGGCATACAACAGCTTGGCGCCGCCATGGCTGACATCGTCCCGTCCACCACCGTCATAGATGCTCCGGACGAGTTGGAGTTTGCAGCTGGCGGAGACGACCCAGAGTTTGTGGCggcacaagaagaagaagaagaagaagaagaagaagaagaagaagaagaagaagaagaagaagaagaccacgacgacgacaacgatgaagaAGAAGCCTTCGCGGTTGCACTGCTGCGCGAGGTTCTCCTCTGTGGCATTGTGGCGATACAAAAGTTCGGCACTGCCATTGTGGCCAACACAGCCGACATCATCTTGAGCATGGCCGGCGGTgacgaaaaggaggatgatgaagAGGTAGAAGAGGAGGACTCAGAAGACTATGAtgctgaggaggaagaggagagtgatgaagaggatgaagaagaggaggatgaagaggacgaagaagacgaggatgaggaggacCAAGAAGAAGCCGTGCTGCGCCTGCGCGAAGTTCTCCGCTACCACTTCGCGGCACAACTGGCAGCGCTGGAGACGGTGGAGGCACCGTTCGACAGCAGCGATTGCCCGATCTGTCTGGACGATGCCATGGTGGGCGGGGTGTGGAAAGAGACGCCCTGTGGACACAGCTTCCACGGGTGGTGCCTGGAGACGTGGCTGCAGGCGAACCGGAGCTGCCCCATGTGCCGCGCCAGGTGCTGATGATGCGTTGCGTACCGTGATTTCATGTGGTTTCTGGAGGACGTAGCTGCTCTAATTTGCGAATCATCAGTTATGCAAATGGGTCCTAAGGATGTTGAGAAATGTAATTGTAGAAGTACGCTTATTCACGTGTTtacatatatgttgttgttcatGTCATGTTCTCTCTTATGTTTCTCTCTGTAATTGGTAGTAGTTGTAGATGTTGCAGCTGTTGTACGTTTACATATCTTGTTGCTCATCACTTCTCGTAATTATGTTTCTCTGTAACTGGTAGAAGTAGATGGCGCAGCTGTTGTTTACATTTGTTGTTGCTCGTCTCTTCTCCACGAGAGAAGGCCACATGCAAGCTGCTCTTTCTAAAATTGTCGAATTCGCAAAACTCGTTCAATGTTTACTTATGTCTAGGGCGTGGCTAGATCTCAGTCAACTGAGACATAGCCAAGTATAagtcaagtgacataacatgtaagaaagaaaaattaaaaagaaaaatttACACGGATCTCCACATATGATCCACGAATCAGTCGACTAAGATTTAGCAATCCCGTTATGGTTtatgtgtgcgtgcgtgcgcgcgcgaCTAGAGGGGCTTAAGTGTCAATGAGCGCTGGAATTCATAACTCCAAAAAGAAGGTATAATAGACCCAGTTCTAGAAGCTCCAACATCAGATGGTGTACGGGAAATGATTATATGAGGCAAGTCTTACCTGTGCACAATGCAATGCTAAGAGGTTGCGCGAACCCAATACCTCTTTGGCACAAATGGTGAGTACTTCACCATTGTGCCAAGCCTGTCCTTACCACCGCTCCTCCCCCGCAGCTACTTGACACCATGGCACACGGGAGATGGCATCAATGTCACTATCATAATCAAAGCGAATCCCGCCACCCATGGAGGTGGAAGCCGGCGCATCCTAGAATCCGAGATGCGTCATCTTTAGTCTATGTCAGCCCATGTAGACGGGGCAACACAAGCACACGGACTCATATCATCGCCGCCCATGCGGCGATGGAAAGGTTGGGTATCTATACCCAGCAGCATTAGCCATCGTCACCGGCCATGTAGAGCGCACGGACTTATTTTGGGCGGTGCCGCGTGGAAGGCATCGAAGACGTCCAAGTCTAGATAACTTCTTCGCTAAAAATTCACCATTTGTTAGTCCTCATTAGCCGTAGATGATGATGCTGACGGGTTTTCGCCTATGATGATCAATCCGAAAAATGATGTTCTTCTAGTAAGCAGAGTATAAAAATGTGATTCCAAAACAAAAGGAGTGGGAATGGGAAATGGCAGGGACTTGTCAGCTAAGTAAGTGGTACAGGTGACTGAGGACTGACTAGCACGACCAGCACGACCTCGAGTCGTCGATTGATTCCGATCCATTTGCAGCCAGTCGTACGCGAATGACGAAACCAAACCAATGAGGTGCAGCGGTCGGCGCGCAGCTAAGCACCGTTGTACTAGTACGTGCTGTACGTCAGGCACCACGTTATTCCGTGGTACGCTGAATCTGAACAAGCTTccatattcatgcatgcatgcatatacgCGCCCAAAGCCGAATCTTTTCTACGTACTTATAGATCGCTTGGCATTATTGAAGGGCCCCACAGCGATCGCCGGTGGATCCCTGCAACACCAGATCTTGGCATTCATCCCCGCCAGGGTCACCTTCCACTTTTTGTCAAGGCTTGTCGTGCTTTGAAATCCTACGTCCTTTCGCCTGGCGCTCGAGTTTCAGCACTGGCATCATCATCATTGCACTAGGGAAAGATGCTTGATACCTTGGCCTCGAAGGTGTCCTCATATTCGTGCAGCCACATTCTTCACCGACTGTATCCAACACAAAACAAAAAAGATAGAAAAAAGCACTGACAGGGCATGCCTCATCTGTTAGCTTCCACAGCCGCGTCTCTCATATCCAAACCCTCAAAACCATACTATTCATGAAAAGCTACATAAAACATCTCAGTTCATTGGATTAACATTGCATCGCCGGACAAAACGAGCATAGTTCATCGGCCAACCCATACTACCAACAACTTAAAACATAGTTCAATATAAACAGAACAGGAAAGGGCggaggaaatcaccatttcctaaccgcccccttccccttgcggTCGTCGGTGCGGCTGTAGGTGTCAGCGTGCGAAGGTGCGTCGTCCTCGGAGCTGGAGCTAGAGGTGGAGCCGTCCGTTAGGTCGGAGACGGAGCTGGACCTCATGCCCGACAGCCTGCAGAGCAGGCGGTCCTGCTCCTTCGCATGGCGGGCCGccttcgccttcgtcgtcgcctCCTTGTTTGCCTAGTTGACACCAGGTGCACCCACGCAAGAAAACATATCAAAACATTtcgaaaaaaatctgaaactttgtggaaatgatcatcaacaaatgttagagaggcttgcaaaatttggtggtcaaataacattcgaggagctcTCTACAAAAAAGATAAATTCACTAAAAATTAGTCAAAATATAAGTGCACTATTTGAGCAGATTTTGTAATTTTGTCTTTTCTGTAGACAACTTCTCGAATGTTATTTGACCACCAAACTTTGCAAGCCCTCAtaacatttgttgatgatcattcccaaaaagtttctgaattttttgaatttttttgttatGTTTTCTTGCGTGGGTGCACCGCGGGTGCACCGAAGGTGGGTGCAGCCACTACTTTCCCCATTTGTTTTTTGTTGGTTACATTTTGAAATTAAACAATATATATGACCATCCTTCTGTTATTTTGTATATAATTTTGAGTTACCAAATAAAAGAGATTACCTTATTTTTCACTCCCCACACAACAGTATACACATGGGAGAATCTACAAGTGCATGCTTCATGTACTACATGATATGTATTAAAATAGCCGCCTTCTCAAGGACATATATATTATGCTCAATTATATGTTACGCAATTATAGTTAGTACTGTAAATAAAAGATACTAAAAAGTTTCCGGTCATAAGGACATAGCGTCTCTTTTGACAGAGTGTGTCACTATGCAAAGAAAAAGGTCAGGACCATGAGGCATAAGTATATGAAACAAGATAGAAACATGAAGTTTCAGTTAATCATTTATTGGAACTGGAAGTTCCAGTTAATCATGTATAAGAAACAAGATAGCCATAGAGTCTCTCAGACATGATCCCTTCATTGTCTTCATTTTGTTGTAAAAATTTAACCACTTTTCTTTAACAAAAACAATACATTTGATGTGAAACAGTATTACTGTTTATGGCTATGCAGTGATTACTTGTGTACAAGCCAACTGTACAAATTATAAATGCAGATGAAAGTCTCGCCTGCGTACAAGTGAACTGTACAAATTGTATAATAATGTCATTTGCACAACATTGACCACGGGAGTTCTTAAATAAGAAAAGCTAAGTTGGGCTGACATTTGCATGTGGCATACCAATGGATAGCTTACACAGTATGTATGTATGCTAAAATATATATACATAACTTAATAGGTGGTTGGTCTAGAATATAATAATGTCATTGATTTTTTATAGAAGTTCGTAATAGGTACCAGTAGGTTGTTAAATAGTGTAACATGAAAAGAAAAAGGCTCTATTTATATGTGAATTTCGAATAAAAATTAGAAGTAAACCGACATTTGGTTTTATCCAAACTCTATATGAAAGTAAAAAAGTTGAGTTTAGGAATTCTTTCAATGAAAATTACTAATCCTATTTGTATAGGAAATTCAAGCTAACCAACGAACACATTTGATAGTGGAGAAAGAGATCAATGAGTGGAATGGAAATGAGGGCCATCATGCGTGAGTCAACGGCAAGAAACTGAATCCATGAAGTCCAAAATCAAAGGAGAAGCTCGTGGTGGGAAAGAATCATTGTTTATAAGGACTGAGTAAACACTATAGATGATATATATGTTGCAAGTGGGTGGAACAATATTGGTTGCAGAGAAATATATCATGTGAAATGTGACAGGTCATTCAGTTTGTGTAGATGGGAAAGAGTTAGTGAAATAGAATTTCTTAGCTTTCATAAATATACAACAAAAACTACATTGCAAAAGATGACAAACACATAGAGGCGATTCTAAAGATGGGTATGCATGAAATCTCAAGGCATTGCACAAATTGATAACAACAACTAAAAGATGCCAAATTTAAGAATGTAGGAAGAGATCAAACATGTTTTACGTTAAATCCATCAATATTTTAGTTTAATCTTTCACACAAGATTCTGAATAATGTTGATATAAAGATATATAACCATAGAACTACAAGTCTTGCATGACGGCAAGCCATGGACCACAATGCATTTTTGTCTACACAAGTTAGCTAATGAAATATAATGTTTAGACTTCCCTTATGGATTTAGAGTACTCACGAACATCCTAATGCACTTAGGGCTTGCATAACTGAAAATAATTATTTTTGACAATCGTTATTTTGTTTAAATACTCACATCAATAAAGAAAATGAACAATTCCACACACTACCACATGGGTGGAATGATTTTCATAGACGTGCAATATGTCTGCCAATTGGTTTATCAACTTCTATCCACCCATAATATAAAGGTGAAAAAATACACATGTaaaaaatctagccgcgcaaatgcgcgggtcacactACTAGTTATAAGTATATGCACAGTAAAAGATCAATCAAACAACAACACTTAACAGGTTAGAATCCGAGAAAAAATCGAACGACTCCTAGAATAGTCTAAATCTTATAGATTTAAATCTTGAAAACAGAACACCATTTCTAGATCTAAGCATAAGGGGAGATGCAACAACGTCATTATTTTTAATGATAAAGGGTTTCCCTTCGCTTTACATTATAAAGCAACACTCCAAGCATAAAATCGACCATACAACAAAGGAAAATAAAAGAGCAAGAACGGTAAAGATACAAGACACCACTAACGAGCGTCGAATGCAACAAGCGCATGCCAGAGCATCGAGGTCCTCGGAGAACACGATCCTGCACACAACACGACAAATACAGGGTAGTGACCCGCAGCCGGAGGAGGCCACGTTCCGTCAACTCCGCCGAGTCCCTTAGTCAATCAACCAGCATCTCTACCTCCAAAAGAAGGTCCCCTGCCCTCTCGCCCTGGACCGAAGGGCGCCACGCCATCGACAGGTAAAGCCGCTCATCCTCGAGCGGAAGGCTGGAACCAACCGGACGTCGGGGAGAAGACTACCAGCATGGCCACCTCCCCTCGCAGCGCCACACCACATACATCGCCACCGCCGCAGTCGGATCACCGTCACCCGAAAGCAGCCGGACAGGACATCACTGATGCAGAGAGTCCACCTCCGGCACCGAAGCCTCGACCACCCCTCTGCGACCAAAGGTGGTGCCCTCAAGAAGAACAACGATGCCGGCGCGTCATCACCACCTAACCGGAGAGTTTGGGCTTTTGCCCTGGTCGCAGAGGTAGAGGCTGAGGGAAGGACCTCAATGCCGCCACCAGAGGAGaatgacgccggagcgccgccggcATCGTGGCCACAACAGCCGGCCAAGGGTTTTCCCGGTCCATGCTCACACAACCCTCCATCACCAACCGTCTGCCAGAGCCAGGCACACGGATGCCGGCAACGCAGACCGGCGGGGCAGGAATAGGCGCAAAGGAGGAGGCCACCGCTCCAGATCCTCTCAAGGGGCCAACGGGAAGACCCCAGGAGCCATCTTAATGTGCGCTGCCGGCCCGCCGCCCATGCGGCTAGGCACGGCACCCTTCCGCATCCACATCAACCACCCACCGCAGGGGAGCCGCCACGCCACCCGGCAGTAGCCTCCACCAGAGATCCGGGGCGGCACGCACAGGAACCACCGCCCGCCGCACGCCCAGGGACGAGCAACACAGGCTCTTCGCACCGCCGCCAGGCACcggccctgccgccgccgcccgccgcggcgCCCACTGCTAGCGCCGCGCCGCCACTCGACCTTGCCGACCCGTGCCAGTCTCCGTCGGAGTAGGGAAAGacatgccccgccgccgccgacgtagATAGGCTTCGCCCTTCTGCGcgagccggcggcggcgaggggagaggtGTGGGGAGGGAGGGCTCGGGGGccagcggctagggtttcccctccgcgtcgctcgcgggagcgaccgggagggggagggggagggttttTTTCATGTCATAATTTTTCCCTGAGAGGGTTCAGTGGACGCTTATCAGTCCAATCAAGTACTTCATAATTAATTAGTATGGTCCGATGTTCCAGAAGAATGAAGTTATTTGAGTAGTAAATTGTTTTTAGTACAAGTTTACTTCCTTATAATTATTAGATTGGTAAATTGTATTTTTACAAGTTTACTTCCTTATTCCTATATATTTCAAATGTAGGTGCATGAATAACAGATTGGGTAAACTGAAAAATGGAACTTCTTATAATGCTACATTGTTTGACTAAACAGAACAGTTCAAAGGTTATTAGGCGAAGTAGAATAACTCAAGACAAATTAAGTCTTACTTGTAGAGCTTATTAACACAGAAAGTAGGGAATGGGATGAGCAGCTAATCAGGAATATATTTTGGCCTATTGATGCCCAAACAATTCGGAATATTCCTCTTGCTATTGGAATGATGGATGCCTTTGTTTCATGGCACTACAACCGTACTGGGATTTTCACAATCAAAACAACATATCATATGGAGTGGGAGCAACAGCATGGACGAAAGTTGAGGAGAACCAATTCCATGATTTCCTCAAGTACTAGTCCTATATGGGGTATCCTATGGAAACTTCGAGTTCCAGCAAAGGTGAAAATCCACTACTGGAGAGCACTCTTTGGGGCAATTGTATGCCGTGGTATTATGGCGAATCGTCACATAATTTCTAGTTCACAGTGCCCTATATGCGGACCGGACTGCGAGAGCTTGAGACATGCTTTTTTCAAGTGCCCAAGAGTCCAAGAAATTTGTGTAAGATTAGGGAAACCACACGTTGTGGTGCCTTGTATTGATCATTATATAGAGGTTACAAGGCAAAGTTCGTATCGTGCAATACACGGACACCTATACAAGGACTACACATATACAACCGTATATCTATACAAATACAATACGGTTATatattctaacaccctccctcagtcGTAAACGGGCGTAGACGAATGTTAAGACTGTCCCGAAAATCCAAGAAGAGAGGTGATGGCAATCCTTTGGTGAAAATGTCCGCAAATTGAGAAGAACTCGGAACGTGAAGAACCCGGACCTCGCCTGTGGTGACATGGTCTCGTACAAAGTGTAGATCGATCTCCACATACTTGATGCGCTGATGATGAACGGGATTCTGCGTCATGTAAACAGAGCTCACATTGTCACAAAAAACCACGGTGGCACCAGTCACCGGTCGATGAAGCTCCTGAAGAAGCTGCCGTAACCAACATGTTTCAGCCACCACATTGGCAACTGCCCTCTATTCGGCATCCGCACTGGAGCGAGAGACCGTGTGCTGCTGCTTAGCAGACCATGACACCAGGCTAGCGCCGAGAAAGACACAATAACGAGAGATAGACCAGCGAGTGTCTGGGCAACCTGCCCAATCAGCGTCAGAATAGGCCATCAACTTGTTAGAGCTGCGTCGAAACAAAGTGAGGCCATAGCCAGTAGTGTCGCGGATGTAGCGAAGCACACGCTTCACAAGGAGCAAATGATTAGCCTGAGGATCATGCATATGAAGGCAAATCTGTTGCACGGCATAGGAGATGTCTGTCCGAGTGAACGTAAGGTACTAAAGACCGCCTGCAA
Protein-coding regions in this window:
- the LOC123170774 gene encoding putative E3 ubiquitin-protein ligase RING1a, with the translated sequence MLDRAFPSPQTVLLPMDISNDHDYLHLLPEDQGGGGGGGGGGGGGGGEEVFAVGLLRHVLRYSFEGIQQLGAAMADIVPSTTVIDAPDELEFAAGGDDPEFVAAQEEEEEEEEEEEEEEEEEEEDHDDDNDEEEAFAVALLREVLLCGIVAIQKFGTAIVANTADIILSMAGGDEKEDDEEVEEEDSEDYDAEEEEESDEEDEEEEDEEDEEDEDEEDQEEAVLRLREVLRYHFAAQLAALETVEAPFDSSDCPICLDDAMVGGVWKETPCGHSFHGWCLETWLQANRSCPMCRARC